Part of the Verrucomicrobiia bacterium genome, TAATGGTGAGATCGGGGTCAGTGGAGATGGACTTTCTCCGATGACAATTTCCGGCAATTTCATTCTCGGTGGAACTGCGGGCGTTGCCCAAGGCGACATGATCACCACAATGGGCGATCTGACTATCGGACCGGGTTCCACTTATGATAGTTCGTGTTCCCCAGTGACCGTCATGGGCAACACCGTTGTCAGTGGAACGCTTGAGGACAAGTGTGGCGACAGCGTCGCGCTTGATGATGTTTTTAACAATATTACGATCAACCCAGGCGGAACCTGGAATCTTGGCGATGTCATTGAGTGGGCGGTCAATGGCAGCGTCACGAACAATGGCTCCGTCATCGGAACAGGTTTCGGCACGATCACCTTCCTCGGCACAGGTGTTATCGCGGGCAATAGTCCTCTGACTCCGCCGTTCGTTTCTTTCCAAGGCACGAACGAAATTGAAAATACCATTGAAGTCACCACGAACGGGCCAGACTTCAAAAATACCATCGTGCTGGATTTTGCGCATCCCGGCGAGATCATCGTGCCGATGTCGTTGAACATGCAACTGTTCTTCAGTGGCACATTGAACCTCACCAATACCGGGCCCGCGATCACTCGGACCACGACTTATAAGTTTTTTGATGCCATTGGCTACAATGATCCCTATGGTTTTAATACGATCAACGGCCCCGGCTTTGGCGCAAATTATTCCATCACCAATGATCTAACCATAGACGGAACCATCACCGTCGTTCCCCTGACTTTGGCAGCCGGCATCACGAACAATCAGATTACGCTCTCGTGGGACAGCGTGACTTTTCCCGGCTTCCAGTTGCAGGTTCAAACCAACACGGCCGGACTCGCTGGCACTAACTGGTTGGATGTTGGGGCCTCGAGCAGTCCGTTCACAACCGCGGTCAGTTCGACAAATGCGGCGGTGCTATTCCGCTTGAGCACGGAGTAAATTTAAATTCACTGCACACACGCTCGGGCTGCGGTTTTTGTCAGTGGCAAAAACCGCAGCCCTTTAAATGTTTTTAGGGGTGGTCATATAAAAATTTATGTTAATGAAAATTTCCTACGGCAGGCTGTTATTTTGCGCCGCCTTAATAACGGCTCCGATCGTTCACGCGGAAAATGCGGTGGTGCTCGAGTCCTTTGAAAACGGCATCGGTTCCGCAAGTGTTGATCACGGTTCGGACGGACGGCCTTTGTTGAATCCTCCGGGAGTCGCCCTCGGCGAATATGTTAAAGCGGATAACCGTGATCCGAATGTTACCGAAGGCGGCAAATCGCTCAAGGTGGTGTTAAGCGGCAAAAAGAATTTCAGCCGCGATTTTCTGGTCACGCTCTCACCCGAGGCGTCGGAAAAAATTCGCCGCGCGGCAGCATCGAAAGATGTCGCGCGATACCTTTTGCGGTACGACGTTATTTTTCCGCCCGCGAACGATTTCGTGTATTTCAATAGTGCGCTACTGCTAGGTGACAGCCGCGATGTGCTGATTTCTTCCGGCGGGGTGCGAACGATGTCGGTGGCCTTGGATTTGTTGACGGGCTTGCCGGCGGCTGGTCCCATTGTGCTGGATTTCGCGGACGACTTTGATGTCAAAGGTGATTTTTCAAACGCGGTCATTTATCTGGATAATATCCGCCTCGTGGATACTTATGCGCCGGGCGCGAAACCGGTCGTGCATGTCCTTCAGTCTTTCGAGGATGCCGGCAATCCGACTGGCGGCGCGGTGAATTTCACCGATTGGGATGGTGATAAAGGTCAAGCCGCCATCCGCACAACCTTTTCGCAATACACGGCGGGCGGATCCTCGGACACGCGCGTTAGCGACGGCGGTCATGCGCTCGAAGTGGTCAATAATAATCCAACCGCCTGGCATGCGGATTTTGTGATTCCTTTCAATCACACGAAACTCGCGGAAGTATTGCAACTCGACAAACCCATCGAGCAACGCCCCACGCCCGAACAGCTTTCCCATTATACCCTGCGCTGGGATGTGACCTATCCAACGCTAACCAACGAATGGATCAATTCGACTTATCATACCATCGCCGGGTTTTTACCCACGATTCAAGGCAGTCAAAGCAAGTTGCAGAATCGGCGTCTTACTTATTCCGTAACCCTGGACCAAACGGAATGGGGCACGTGGCACGAGATGAGCCCGGTGCTGGTATTTATTACCGAAGGCCCGCAAGCCAAGCGCGACTCAAAAATGTACTACGATAATTTTCGCCTGATTGACACCGGGGCCGCTACGTCCTCGAAATAAAAAACTACAGTTCAATGAATTGTTGATTCGACAATGCTACTTATCTTTCATCGAGTTCAATTCGTTCCGTGCCTGCTCAAGTTTATCCGTGATGATGTCATTAAACACTTCATCAAGTTTCCGGGACGCGCCTGATTTATCGGGCACGTTTCGGCGCATATCATAAAATTGCATCGCCAGCGCGAGGTCATTGGTGTGCAAGGAAAATTCGGGTTGCAAAAATTGCCGCCGCAGATCCTGGATGATGCCCAAGTCGCGATAACCATATTCCTCGGTCGGTTCGACCATCGAGCCTTCGCCGAAATCGTTCCACGTCACAACCTGAACCAGCGTGGAAGAATTAGTCATCGCGCGCGCGAGGGTTTCGCGCAGGGTGTCGCTATGACGGTCGCCAAGATACCCCAGGTAATTGCGCACCCCGGCGCGTTGATAAATATCGTGGAACCGCGGAAAGGCGCTGCTGATGAACATGGGCCAGCCGGCGGCCTTCTGCTCGAAGTCGGCAAGATAAGTACGCAAGGCGGCATCCGATAAAATTCCTCCCGTGCCCGGCGCCTGGCTCATCCACATCGGCGGCCAACTGAAAGCCCCGACACCCGCCGCGACGCGATTATCCTCCGTAAAAAATGCCGGGCGATTCGAAGGATTCAACGCCGAGAAAATATTTTCCCAATCGCCATTCGTGATAAAAAATTGCGGGCCAAAATTGAGCAAAACGGGCCGGTTCTCGAATCGCAAATAGCTTCCGTCCGGGAAAAAGTGGTCCTGCAAGTAAAGCATTTCCTTTTGTGCCTGTGGAATGGCGTCTTTGGCGCTGATGTAATTGGTATCAATCAAATGCTGGATGGTTTGGTCTTCATAGCACAGCGCAAACTTGAGATGGGCCTTGCGCGTGAATTCAAAAAGCTTCAGCGTCGCTTCGTTGTTCTCACCGTAATCCAGGCAATTCGCCGAGCCGTACCAATCCACGATCACGCCGTCAATTCCGGCGAGCTTCATCAGCAGGACGTGGTACTCAAGCACCGCCGGATCCAGCGAATCATATGGCCCAATGAGCGGATAATACCACGAGGCAATCTGCCGCTCGCCGGAAGCGACAATGATGTCAGGATTAAAATGGCCCATCGTCCAGTGCCAGCCCCATTCACTGTGGTAAGGCTTGGCCGCAAACCACGGCATATAATAGACCATCACTGGTTTGGCAGCAGCAGCGGAGCTTCTGGAAATGCCCAGCCCAAAACATAATAGCAGGACGGAAAGTAAAATGTTTTTGGGCTTCATGGGTGAAATTCTAGTGAAAGGGAAAGCACAACGCAATTTCGAGATGCGATGAATGCAAGCTGGCGGATACGCAGCGGCAATAAGCCACGCTGTCGTTTCCCCCCCGATCTTCAACGATATTTTTAATCGCCCGCTGTGGACTCGTTTCAGCAACGGATACAGCTACTGCACCTTAAAGAATGTGCTAACACTTTGGGTGACGTTTATCGTGAACATGGGCGCATTCGCGCTTGCGGTGAAAGTCTGTATCGTTTGCCAATCGGTTAGGTTGGTGGACATTTTTACCTGCACGCCATTGGCCAGATAACCACCGATGGAAAATTGCAACTGCGTCCCGTTCAATCCGAGATTGTAAATCACCGGACGATTGGACTCGATGGCGCTGACGCGCTGGTTGGCAAGTGACAGCTTGCCGGAAATGACATTGGTGAAGATGCGGTCAAGTTCCGCGGACATGGACGCCGATGCGGTGTATTTTTTTCGCAGGTTATAAAAACGCAATGCGGTATTCAGGTCATTGGTGCCGTAGGAAAAACTCGAATCCAGATACTGACGACGAAAACCCTGGATGATTCCCAAATCGCGATAACCATAATCCAGCGTCGGTTCGACGATCGTGCCTTCGCCATAATCGTTCCACGTCACCACCTGCACTATCGCGGACTTGTTAGTTAGCGCGCGCATCAGAGTATTCGTAAGCGTCACGCCGTTGGCATCGTCCAGATAGCCGTACGATGTCCCCACACCTGCCTGCGCATAAATATCATGGAATCGCGGAAACCCGCTGCTCACAAAACTTGGCCACGCGGCGGCTTTTTGATC contains:
- a CDS encoding glycoside hydrolase family 71/99-like protein, yielding MKPKNILLSVLLLCFGLGISRSSAAAAKPVMVYYMPWFAAKPYHSEWGWHWTMGHFNPDIIVASGERQIASWYYPLIGPYDSLDPAVLEYHVLLMKLAGIDGVIVDWYGSANCLDYGENNEATLKLFEFTRKAHLKFALCYEDQTIQHLIDTNYISAKDAIPQAQKEMLYLQDHFFPDGSYLRFENRPVLLNFGPQFFITNGDWENIFSALNPSNRPAFFTEDNRVAAGVGAFSWPPMWMSQAPGTGGILSDAALRTYLADFEQKAAGWPMFISSAFPRFHDIYQRAGVRNYLGYLGDRHSDTLRETLARAMTNSSTLVQVVTWNDFGEGSMVEPTEEYGYRDLGIIQDLRRQFLQPEFSLHTNDLALAMQFYDMRRNVPDKSGASRKLDEVFNDIITDKLEQARNELNSMKDK